The DNA window GAAGATCCCAGCCATACACTCCGCCACTACCGCGGTAGCGAGTACCAGACACAAGATCATAATTACCTTCCTTTTGCTTTCTGATCAAGAGAGATAAATAGGGTTTGTGATTGGACATGCAACATGGATGCACTGTAAAGTCACCGTGTTGAGATCTGATACATATCTCATCTCTTTATCGCCAAATGTAAAGTTGATTTAGACTGAATGACCTCACAAGCAAGTTGGACTATATTCCAGTAACAAGAAAtgaaaagtgcaaaaaaaaattaaaatagtgCTTTGAGGCAACAGCCCCAACCACTGCACCAGCTGTGGTGGGTGTGCTGCATAAAAGTCAACATAAAACATAAAAGTCATGTTTCAAAATTAATTTATCCTTAATTTAAGATGATTTtgcacaaatacacaccagACCAAATGTTCCATTAGCCTGCATAGAAATAGACTGGCATCTTTCTGTCATCAATTTGACAGtaatattattatttgtttGATGATAATTTACTATCTAAACTCAAAGAACTAAATTCTGATAGGACAAGAAAAGAGTTACCTACTTAATAAAGTCTGGCATAAATTTGGGCTGAAAGAAAATCATAAAAAGAAAGTCACTCATTGATTATTTCCCTTAAATACTTTACAAATGTGAAACACTGAACTAAGCATATGCAACAAAAGAGGTCAACTCACATGGTGGGAAAGATCTGCATCCATTATAAAGATGAAGTTTCCAGTCGCCTGCTTTATGCCGTGGAGGTAAGCAGTTCCTTTAAAAATATCCTGAGGTCGTCAAGGACGGCTACCACAATATGTGCTGATAAGAGTTACACCTATAAACTTACCAAGCCCCAGTTTGGATGCTCTTGGTCGTAGAACCTGTACCACAAACAAAAAGCATTGTAGTGATATTACCAACATTCTGTTCAAGAAGTCTGAGAGTAGAATGAACAAAATTTTTATCTAAAGAAAATATTAGAAATATAATGTCAGTTATCAGTCAATAACTGGTATTGACtgataactgtgtgtgtgtgtgttgacaacAACAAAAGCTTACAGTAAATATTTGAGATTGCACCACAGCATGTTTAGCTGGGCAGGTAGTTACCATTTAATGCCAATATATTTATATCACCCAAAAATCACTGTTGAATGCTAAACGTACTGAATACTTTTCTGATAGTTGCACTTATGGTTAAATGCCGAACTACATTTTGTTACTTTGTAAAATTAAACACAACTTGGATCTGACATGCACTATTTACCACTTTATCTTTTCCGTAAATCTCCTGCAATTGTTTGGCTACCTCCAGTGTCCCATCTGGGCTTGCATCGTCGATAACGATGATCTCGTAGTCATATCCACTGTGAAAACAGGCAAATGTGCAAACTAACTTTATCAAGTAATTGATTCAATACTGAACCTGTAAACCGTCCAGAAACCGAAGGCAGATGATCTCGTTAAATCTAAAATTGCAGGAACAAACCTTTCGCTGAAATATTTTACCAAAAGCCACACAATCAAAGGGAGGTTTTCCCTTTCGTTATAGGTCGGGAGCAGGACTGTGTATTTGTCTCGACTGTCCCGACTTTGCTGTGGAGTTGTCCGGCTCGTCATAGTTCAGACTTTCTGTCTAAGGAGCAGACGATTTCTCTAATTCGGAACAGGCTTCCTAATTACTTCCGCTTccttgcttcttcttcttcttttggttttaacGGCAGTTGCCATCCATATTGTGGCACTACTGCCGCCTTCTGGTCATCTGTCTCACTCATCCAACCTTACATCATTTTAGACAGCCCAGTACAGGTCAACTTTGAAAGCCTCTTTCCTCCCGCCTCTATCCAGCTCAAAATGCTCTTCTCATCCCCATCCACCATTCTCATCTTCCTCAgtccatcctcatcatcaccttcctTTCCTCACTA is part of the Takifugu flavidus isolate HTHZ2018 chromosome 8, ASM371156v2, whole genome shotgun sequence genome and encodes:
- the dpm1 gene encoding dolichol-phosphate mannosyltransferase subunit 1; its protein translation is MTSRTTPQQSRDSRDKYTVLLPTYNERENLPLIVWLLVKYFSESGYDYEIIVIDDASPDGTLEVAKQLQEIYGKDKVVLRPRASKLGLGTAYLHGIKQATGNFIFIMDADLSHHPKFMPDFIKKQKEGNYDLVSGTRYRGSGGVYGWDLRRKLISRGANFLTQTLLRPNASDLTGSFRLYKKEVLETLVEKCMSKGYVFQMEIIIRARQLKYTIGEVPISFVDRVYGESKLGGNEIVSFAKGLLLLFATT